One window from the genome of Pseudoalteromonas sp. '520P1 No. 423' encodes:
- a CDS encoding Na+/H+ antiporter subunit G, translated as MIFEWIVSILLLLGGAFILIGSIGLNKMPDFFMRLHGPTKATTLGMAGILIAAMVYFSVTTDTISLKEILISIFLLITAPITGYMLIKAAIHHKLDAKKSTKGLDNIEED; from the coding sequence ATGATTTTTGAATGGATAGTATCAATTTTATTACTGCTAGGTGGTGCTTTTATTTTAATTGGCTCTATCGGCCTAAATAAAATGCCTGATTTTTTCATGCGTTTACATGGCCCAACTAAGGCGACAACTTTAGGTATGGCAGGTATCTTAATTGCCGCTATGGTCTATTTTAGTGTGACAACAGATACCATAAGCTTGAAAGAAATATTAATCTCTATCTTCTTATTGATCACGGCACCTATAACGGGCTATATGCTTATTAAGGCTGCCATACATCATAAGCTAGACGCAAAAAAAAGTACTAAAGGCTTAGATAATATAGAAGAAGATTAA
- a CDS encoding K+/H+ antiporter subunit F, which produces MLDTVILIVFSMIGIALLLNIWRLIVGPSVPDRILALDTMYINTIALIILYGLQMDTALYFEAALLIAMLGFVSTVAVCKYLLRGDIIE; this is translated from the coding sequence ATGTTAGACACCGTAATTTTGATTGTATTTTCTATGATTGGCATCGCTTTATTATTAAATATTTGGCGATTAATTGTCGGTCCTTCAGTACCTGATCGCATTTTAGCCTTAGATACTATGTATATTAATACCATAGCTCTGATAATTTTATACGGCTTGCAAATGGATACAGCGCTTTACTTTGAAGCTGCACTATTAATTGCAATGTTAGGTTTTGTTAGCACGGTAGCGGTATGTAAATACTTGCTTCGTGGCGATATTATTGAATAA
- a CDS encoding monovalent cation/H+ antiporter subunit D, with the protein MGHLVTLPILLPMLGAILALLPPCGKNVKIRRMVSQAFAFFTLVASLILLNHSASNNIEVYAVGNWSAPFGIVLVSDMLSTLLISLTSFLALCCIFYASADDDEKGSFFHPLMHFLVMGVNGAFLTGDLFNLFVFFEVLLIASYSLLMHAGDKHKTRSALHYVILNLIGSSIFLIGLGVLYGVLGTLNIADMAVKVSQLTGDDIALAKIGGLLLLIVFGLKAAILPLHLWLPKTYSSALPVIAAMFAIMTKVGVYAMFRVYTIIFGEQAGELAFMAQSWLWPLAILTIAIGAIGVLASEDLRKLTANLVIISVGTLVAAISMHSVIATAAALYYVIHSTLMIAALFLLADLISVQRGKVSDRLVEGRPVAQPYILGGGFLIAALAVMGMPPMSGFIGKIWLLKASSEINGTYIFWPVYLIASFVVLIALSRAGSYLFWRHSNNEATKEIAAPLKTNVIIALLLCSPLMVIFSGPISDFTLAAAKQLHDVTNHVNTVLAISNHGAK; encoded by the coding sequence ATGGGCCACTTAGTGACCTTACCTATATTATTACCTATGTTAGGCGCAATTTTAGCATTGCTGCCACCTTGTGGTAAAAATGTAAAAATTAGACGTATGGTATCTCAAGCATTTGCTTTTTTTACCTTAGTTGCTTCTTTAATATTATTAAATCATAGCGCTAGCAATAACATCGAAGTATATGCGGTTGGTAATTGGAGCGCGCCATTTGGTATTGTGTTGGTTAGCGATATGCTATCGACACTTTTGATTTCTTTAACGTCATTTTTAGCTTTATGTTGTATTTTTTATGCAAGTGCTGATGATGATGAGAAAGGCAGCTTCTTTCACCCTTTAATGCATTTTTTAGTTATGGGTGTGAATGGGGCATTTTTAACTGGGGATTTATTTAATTTATTTGTATTTTTTGAAGTTTTATTAATCGCGTCATATTCATTATTGATGCATGCAGGGGATAAGCATAAAACCCGTTCAGCATTGCATTATGTGATTTTAAATCTGATTGGTTCAAGCATATTCCTGATTGGTTTAGGCGTACTATACGGCGTATTAGGCACATTAAATATTGCTGATATGGCAGTGAAAGTATCACAACTTACTGGAGACGATATTGCTTTAGCTAAAATTGGTGGATTATTATTATTGATTGTTTTTGGTTTAAAAGCAGCGATTTTACCACTGCATTTATGGCTACCAAAAACCTATTCATCAGCCTTGCCTGTTATTGCAGCGATGTTTGCAATAATGACTAAGGTAGGCGTGTATGCGATGTTTAGAGTATATACCATTATTTTTGGTGAACAAGCGGGCGAGCTTGCCTTTATGGCGCAGTCTTGGTTATGGCCATTGGCTATTTTAACTATCGCAATTGGTGCTATTGGTGTACTTGCCAGTGAAGATTTAAGAAAGCTAACAGCGAACCTTGTTATTATTTCTGTGGGTACTTTGGTTGCAGCAATTAGTATGCATTCTGTTATCGCGACTGCCGCAGCACTGTATTACGTTATTCACTCAACCTTAATGATAGCAGCACTATTTTTATTGGCTGATTTAATTTCAGTCCAAAGAGGTAAAGTATCCGATAGACTCGTTGAAGGACGACCGGTCGCTCAACCTTATATTTTGGGCGGTGGTTTTTTAATTGCAGCTTTGGCTGTAATGGGTATGCCGCCTATGTCGGGTTTTATTGGTAAGATTTGGTTATTAAAAGCCTCTTCAGAAATTAACGGTACCTATATATTTTGGCCTGTATATTTGATTGCGAGTTTTGTTGTATTAATTGCTTTATCTCGTGCGGGTAGTTATTTATTTTGGCGACATTCAAATAATGAAGCGACCAAAGAAATTGCAGCACCATTAAAAACAAATGTGATCATTGCTTTATTATTATGTTCACCTTTAATGGTTATTTTTTCAGGACCTATAAGTGACTTTACATTAGCTGCTGCTAAACAATTACATGATGTGACTAATCATGTTAATACCGTTTTAGCCATATCAAACCATGGAGCTAAATAA
- a CDS encoding Na+/H+ antiporter subunit C: MEILYSTCVGILVTCGLFLILRARTFPVVLGLTMMSYAVNLFLFASGRLNSNQAAVLGQSAQYADPLPQALVLTAIVIGFAMTAFVVILSIRGRADLGNDHVDGIIPNKNNKSKRESR; encoded by the coding sequence ATGGAGATTTTATATTCGACATGTGTCGGCATACTTGTAACTTGCGGTCTGTTTTTAATATTAAGAGCCCGTACGTTTCCAGTTGTCTTGGGTCTCACTATGATGTCTTACGCAGTTAATTTATTTTTATTTGCCTCAGGGCGACTTAACTCAAATCAAGCTGCCGTATTAGGTCAGTCAGCACAATATGCTGACCCCTTACCACAAGCTTTAGTTTTAACCGCGATTGTAATTGGTTTTGCAATGACGGCATTTGTGGTGATTTTATCTATACGTGGCAGAGCTGATTTAGGTAATGACCATGTAGATGGCATTATTCCTAATAAAAACAATAAATCTAAAAGGGAGAGTCGTTAA
- a CDS encoding Na+/H+ antiporter subunit E has product MRLEAKVSWLPTPFRSLLLFIVWLLLNNSVSVGHLILATILAVLIPLLTFRFREPQPLILKPGLALRHFLLVLYDIVTANVQVAILILGSTKKLRPAFVKVPLDLSHEMPITILASTVSLTPGTVSAEIYPIPENIDDEAPEPQKYLLIHVLDLEDEEALIKMIKQRYEAPLKEIFQC; this is encoded by the coding sequence ATGAGATTAGAAGCTAAGGTATCTTGGCTACCAACGCCATTTCGCAGCCTATTATTATTTATTGTATGGTTATTATTAAATAATAGTGTTTCAGTTGGGCATTTAATTTTAGCAACGATTTTAGCTGTTTTAATTCCGTTGTTAACTTTTAGATTTAGAGAGCCGCAACCTTTGATCTTAAAGCCTGGGCTTGCGCTTAGGCACTTTTTATTAGTACTTTACGATATTGTGACTGCTAATGTGCAAGTGGCAATTTTGATATTAGGATCAACTAAAAAGTTACGTCCAGCATTTGTAAAGGTGCCTTTGGATTTATCTCATGAAATGCCAATTACCATATTGGCAAGCACAGTATCGCTAACACCAGGAACTGTCAGCGCAGAGATATATCCAATACCTGAAAATATTGATGATGAAGCGCCTGAGCCTCAAAAATATTTACTGATCCATGTTTTGGATTTGGAAGATGAGGAAGCATTAATTAAAATGATTAAACAAAGATATGAAGCGCCGCTAAAGGAGATTTTTCAATGTTAG